The following DNA comes from Brienomyrus brachyistius isolate T26 chromosome 16, BBRACH_0.4, whole genome shotgun sequence.
AAAGCTTTGCATTGTAAGTTTGCTTCAACTGGGTGATTGAAACGTGCTGAAATTTGCCCTAATTCACAAGGTCACAGGATGTATGAAATGCATTCCAgattaatacatttaaaattttattgaaAAATCACGTAACAAGTTCTCTGGCCATTGCTTTATAAGTCAAAGGGTTGGAATAGAACACAGGAAGTTTCAGATGTAAGCATATTGAAGTCAGAGGGAGACGACTCCATGACAACACTGGTACTACCTATGCAATACAAAACTGAGGGGGTGGTGTGTCAGTAGGGCCTCATGCGACTGGGAAGGGGTGGGGCTCTGTTAGGAGGTGTGATGGCAATATCCAGGTAGTCGCCAATCTGGAAACGTTGCGACTGTAGAGTCATGGAATCATCAGCACCTTTCCGACCCGACACAGTATTGCCAATGTCCTTCACTCTGCAAGGGTAGAAACCAGATTAAAAGAACAAAGATTTTAATACCACAGACAAATAGAAATTCAACAGTTTTCACATAAGGAAATGATAGATTGATTCCAGTGCGTACTCCTGAGCTGAGTCAAAACAATAAGGTGGCACTTGCTCAACTACATCATCTGTCTGGAAGGGCTTTTAAATGGAACCAATTGCCTTCTACCATGCAAACGCCACCAAAACTTGAATTACTACATTTCATACACCCTTAACTGTTGGTACTTGGAATCAATGACCTGTTCCCTCAATTGAAACTGCTCAATTTTTTTGTACCACGGGAGAAAAATAAGACTTAGTTACAGCTTGGCAGGTTCTGGTTTGTACACAAGACAAATAGGTGTATGAACAATACATACCAAGAGccctcagcacatctgtgggATTCCATGAATAAACATCAAAAATCTCAAAACCAAACTGTCACAATTGACATATTCCTTAAGTTTAATCGAATTTGTCATTCGGGTAGGTGTTACCAAACTGTGCCAGTGTGTCAAGGCTACTCATTCGACTCCACTTTCTACTCTACTAACTGGTCTCTAGAGATGCAGTCTGTCAAACTATTAAAGCGTTTGGTTGACCTTAACCTTGTAGGATATTCTGAATAGGACAGTCTTAGTGCGGCTACAATAAACTCAAACGCAACACCATCAAAATGGCATAAAGCAATATCGCCAACACGTAACTATTATATGGCACATGTGCACCATGTgcataatcaccagggcttcagatgactGGCTTTAACATTTGTCCGGATGCCGTCTTTTTGAGTTTACATATGCCTACAGCAAGCAGATCAATAATCCCCTTAAAACATTAGTAAGAGGCACAGTGAGAACCAGAAGCTGCTCATCTGTATAAATTTGGTGTATCCTTAAGTTTAATAAACGTTGGACTTAACTGCAAAAAGTATCAGTACACCACTGGAATCTTTTTAATCGCCTCCATGATTTACCAGAACAGTGTGTCATGTGCTCCGCCAAGCGAATTCAGCAAACATAAGGATGTTGAATTTACACAGATTACTAAATTTTTTATCTTGATATTTTGGTGCAACACTATCCTGTTTGCCAAATTATGGACATAAATAAACGTCCATTTAACACAAACTGCTGATGGTTGTGCATCCGCCTGTTAATCCCAAATAGATATCATGGAGCCCTGCCTACCCTGCTCCCCAACCTCTACCACCCAGCAATCAGTGATGCAGTGATATTGGGGACCACCTCCTACCGTTCCCACAAAACCAAGGCCTCGCATTTCAAAATCACACTCACAACTAACTTCAGTCTTCTAAACTACACACAACTATTTCTAGATTTCAGTTATCCAGGGGATATCCAAGTTTATTCATAAATTTGGTGTAAGCTGGTATTGCACTAGATATTTCATTACAGCCCGACACATATCTTCGTAAAGAAAAGGAGCAGTCATGTACTAGGTAAATGATCATTAAAATTTGGACTACATTAACTTGTCCTTACCTATACCCCTGCCTTTTGGGGTCCGGGTAGACTATGGCAAAGCCAAAATGTGTGCCTTTTTTTCGAGCCTCAGGGTAAACCTCTTTTACCAGACTGGTGAGCTCCTTCAGAGTAGCATCCATCCTGTTACAAGGCAGAAACATCCAGACACCATTTGTTACAATATCTTCTGTACATGCCCAGCTGCTGAAAGAGACATGCCCATTTCGTTCCGGACTCGGGAACCACTCAAATTATACACATAACAAAATTATGAATCTTAAAAACTAGACGTTAGGCCCAGACTTCAAGGTTCAAGAAGGTGCCAGACAGTGGGAAAATTATATTGCACCTCTATTAAACGTACGTCGTTTGAACTGCTCCAGTACGATGTACAAAATTAACTAAAATGTATTCCCTTCGCTCAGGACGGGGTTAGTCGCGGCCAGGGGAGATGTGTTTATTTCTTAGAAACAACAAAGCAGACGCACAAACATACCAGGTGTATATTTGCAGCTCGCTAGAGGGGACGTTACCCCGAGCAAACTCGTCCATCCTGTGATGCCTGCCGTTGTTCGTGGTGAAAACCCGCAGAAGCAGAGGACAAGTCTGCAAACAAGAAAAAGCTTGCGTTTGTGAACTTATACACTGACCACAATGATACAGCTCGTTGATTAATGTTGACTATGGGTTTAAGCAACGCTTGGACTGGAACCCCAATTTGTAAATTGTAATAAAAACAAGATAACACACAGAAATAAGTGCATCGATTTCTTCTTTTGTCATATTAGTCGACCGATCTACATATAATGATAACTAGATAACCCAGAAATGGAAAAACTAACACAGCACATTAACCTACAAGCTAAAACAAAATACTAGACATTGGCCAACTCCATCtttttaaacaaaatgtaaatcacacatCGCATGTACAAATTTTAATCAAAACTAACCTTTTCTCTGTCAACGGGCTTCTCGGGCTCCTTTTTAATTTCTTCTTGTGTTACTCTTGATTCAACAGCCATTTTCTGTGCTTTTCAAAAAGCGAGTATATTTCGATAGCTACCACCCCACGCCAAACACCGACACGATCGTTACTACTTCCGGTTCACAACGTAAACCTGACCCCAGGCGGACCCTTTTCCGCTTTAAGCACAACCCTccccgttggggggggggcgaaggTTACGTCAAACAAAGTTTGCAAGCCAGTATCGCTGGTAATCACGTCAACGTAGTAACTAcaagcaaataaaataaaatacagaatCGGTATTTTGAACACATCAATTCATTATCTTCTGGAGTGTCAACgacatactgaaagaaatatttaaataaaagttaCAAAATTCCTTCAAATTCAGTATTCGGAATATATTTACATGATCTCGGTAACGTGCACGTGCAgtctacttagattttttcgTGATCATTTGCCACCTTTTTACGTTTATACGGTTAGATGTTTAGTGCAACAGTACAGGGGCAATCGCTCTTGAGAATGGAATCGACTTATTCGGTTAGAGTTCCAGTTGGGGGAGTTGAGGTATTATCTTCGGTTCTCGGTGGGTTACGATTGCTCAGTGGAGAACAGCCCAATATTTAGTTTTTGCCATATAACAAAAACGTAGTGTCGTCCACTTGCTTGCGAATCGCAAAAAACGTGACGCCCCGGGAGAAGAGCACCTCCCCGCCGAATGACGACACAAAACCCTCGTACTTCACAGCGCTCGGGACGCCATTTTGGGAGTCAGGCAATGTGTTGAGAGTCTGGAGCAGGGCTGGAGGTCCGCCCGTTTCGCGATCAATAACAAGATGGTCCACACGTGTGtggtggtaggctgccggaacAGGAGGACTCCCGGCACCACGCTATCTTTCTAccgattcccccgtgatccggAGAGAAAGCAGCGCTGGATCGCTGCGGTGAACCGCGAAGGGTGGCAGCCGAACGAGGGCAGCAGACTGTGCAGTACTCACTTCATCTCAGGTGGGAGTCTGGATCGTCTGGACATGTGACTGCGGGGTCACGATTAACTCTCATCCTCCTTCGTTATCAATAGGATCGGAAAAGTTACGTGTAAAAGTTCTGCGCGTTTTTTGTGGTGTTGTAACAATGTGAATATGACTGAATTAAATAAAACGTcatgattttatttttctttaatagTTTCTCATTGGTCTTAATTGCATGTTTTCCGCAAAACATAACTCTAAAGTAGAAACATGAATTAAAAACAACATTGAAATATGATCCAGTAGTTTTGGTTGAAATGTTTCTGGCTGCTGTTGCCAtcccaaaatattttttgaggtTTGTTGTTAATATTTTCTCTAAAGGTAAGCAGGTGAAGAACCCTCGGTCCCCAGATTATGTTCCATCTGTGTTCAGGACATCTTCGGTGACTGGAACGCCAGACCAGACAGGGGCCTTTGATTTCTCTGACAAGCAGCAGGCTCAGGTGGAGGCGGCCAACGCCCTGCTCTTTCTGCAAGGGCAGACCCTGGAGATGGGTTCCCAGCCGGGGCAATACCTAGAGCATGACGGTGCGGAGAGCGTTGCATCTGCAAGCAGCGGCAGTACCATTAATGTCCCCATGCGGTCGAGAGACATTGTGACCCCAGCTGAGAGCCCGCCCAGTAGTGATGGGGACGAAATGTCTTCCGTCAACGACGATATAGACTATGAAGAGGAGGTGGAGCGTCTCCGTCGGGAGAACCGGGCACTACGAGAGCTGGCGGAACGGGCATCTCTCACAGAGGCCTCGCTCAGGAACGACCCAGCAAAGGTGCGCTTCTACACGGGGCTGCCCAGCTACTTTGTGCTTGAGACAGTCCTGTGGCTGCTGTCGCCGCGGATGCGGGCCGACAAGACCGTCAAACTGTCCCGGTTCCAGCAGCTGCTTATCACTCTAATGCGCCTGCGACTGGACCTTAGGAACCAGGACTTGGCCTACAGGTTTGGCGTACAGGTCGGCATTGTGGCTCAGACGGTCCGCAGCGTCGTGGATGCCATGTCTTCAACACTGGTGCCtactgctgtgttctggccgtCCCGGGAGGAGTTGCGGCGAAACCTTCCGACAGCGATCCAATCCGCCTGTCCAGACTGTGTCGCCATTGTGGACTGCTTCACGGTGGCCTTGGAAGGTTCCAGTGAAACTGGTGTGATTGGTGGGGCCTTGAAGTACCTTATTGGCGTGGCCCCACAGGGTGTGGTGACCTTTGTGTCCGGAGGCTCTCCAGGTCACGTCAGCGACAGGGAGCTGGTGGAGAACTGCGGCTTCCTAGCCAAGTTGCTCCCAGGGGATGTTGTGCTGGCTGGCCATGAACTGGACGCCGACGAGGCAGTAGCTGCCCGGGGGGCCCAGATCAGGATTACAAACTCCAGGGGGGatgtggggggagagggggaggaGAGAGCGGTGCTGAGGAGACACGTGGAGCGGGTGATCGCCATGGTCAAGCGGAGGTATGCCATGCTTAATGGCCTAGTGGAAAACACCTTTGATATGAACACCTTCGACAGGATTGTCCGTGTGGCGTGCGCCTTGAACAACCTGTGCATATCAGCCACGCCACTAGAATGACTTTTTCACTATTGTTTTTAAGCCAAATCCCCTTTGACTTAATTGATCCTAGATCCTTAACCACTGCAGTGAACCGTGGTGTTTTTTGAAAgctgtacacacacacctgcagccTTCGTATGAACGTCAGCTTTGCATGTCAAAGTGACATCTCCCTTTGATCTTCCAGGGATCTTTAAAAAGCTTTGCTGTAGTAGTGAAACTGGAGCTATAGAGGTTTCTGTGGTCCAGTTACAAGGGTAGCAGATATAAGCCTTGGTTAGTGGGACGATTTCCTTTGTGAAATACTTAAAAATGttgaaacagaaaaacagagTGGTCATTCTTTCAGTGACATTTGGGGAGGACACTGATATgagccggggtgggggggggcggtgacctCCAGATGTGTTACTGGTATAATTTGCCAAGCAAGGCATACCTAGTCCCTCTGTTGATCTTAGTACTGTTTCTCTGGAGCTTGTGCCTTACAGTGAGTCATTTCGAGATCCAGTTGCCAGTCAATGACAGTCGACAGTTGCATATTTTAGAATAGTGTATTTCAGCGCTGCTCCTGGAGAAACTCTCTGCTTTTATGTTCTCAGACACAAATGAGTTATCATTGTAACTCTGAACATAAATGAACGTTTATAtatattaattcattaattcacCTGCTTCAGCTATTACAGCAAACACAACAGAAGACAAATACATTtttgaaaaataatttaaatatttactcAGCGGATTTGGTTTAAAAAAATGATCTTAAAtggaatatttgtatttttgtttaaagtgtaaAAGTAAATCAAGCTAGTTTTGGATATGTTACTTAAAATTTTGAACTTCATTACTATTGGATAGATCTAGATGTTCCTTCTTTTTCAACTTCACAATCAAGCCTCAT
Coding sequences within:
- the sap18 gene encoding histone deacetylase complex subunit SAP18, whose amino-acid sequence is MAVESRVTQEEIKKEPEKPVDREKTCPLLLRVFTTNNGRHHRMDEFARGNVPSSELQIYTWMDATLKELTSLVKEVYPEARKKGTHFGFAIVYPDPKRQGYRVKDIGNTVSGRKGADDSMTLQSQRFQIGDYLDIAITPPNRAPPLPSRMRPY
- the LOC125709837 gene encoding uncharacterized protein LOC125709837: MVHTCVVVGCRNRRTPGTTLSFYRFPRDPERKQRWIAAVNREGWQPNEGSRLCSTHFISGKQVKNPRSPDYVPSVFRTSSVTGTPDQTGAFDFSDKQQAQVEAANALLFLQGQTLEMGSQPGQYLEHDGAESVASASSGSTINVPMRSRDIVTPAESPPSSDGDEMSSVNDDIDYEEEVERLRRENRALRELAERASLTEASLRNDPAKVRFYTGLPSYFVLETVLWLLSPRMRADKTVKLSRFQQLLITLMRLRLDLRNQDLAYRFGVQVGIVAQTVRSVVDAMSSTLVPTAVFWPSREELRRNLPTAIQSACPDCVAIVDCFTVALEGSSETGVIGGALKYLIGVAPQGVVTFVSGGSPGHVSDRELVENCGFLAKLLPGDVVLAGHELDADEAVAARGAQIRITNSRGDVGGEGEERAVLRRHVERVIAMVKRRYAMLNGLVENTFDMNTFDRIVRVACALNNLCISATPLE